The Fuscovulum sp. sequence CGGGCCGTCAATCGCGCGCAGGCCATAGGCGCGGCAGGCGATGACCATGCGGGAAATCGCGGCATGCCACTGATCGCCCGGGTAATGCGGGTTCAGGCCGCCGATATTGATGGTGCGGGCGCGCATGGAGGCGGCATAATCGGCCACGCCGAAATGCAGGGCTTCAAGACGACCGCCGAACTGCGCGATGCTTTCCACATTGGCCATGCCGAGCGCGGTTTCAATCAACGCCTCAAGGCCGACGCGGGTGGTCAGGCCCTTGCCCTGTTCGATCTGGTTGACCATGGCCTCGACCATATACAGGTCATCGCGGACGCCGACCTTGGGCACCAGAAGCGTATGAACGCGGCTGCCTGCCTGTTCCATCACATCGACCACGTCGCGGTACATGTAATGCGTGTCCAGCCCGTTGATGCGGACGGATACGGTTTTGCCCTTTGCGGCCCAGTCGATATCATTCAGCGCCTGAATGGCGTTCTTGCGGGCCTGTTCCTTTTCCGGGGGCGCGACGGCATCTTCCAGATCAAGAAAGACGTAATCGGCGGGGCCAGCGGCGGCCTTGTCGATCATCGTGGGGTTTGACGCCGGAACAGCAAGCTCCGATCGCTGCAGGCGTTGACGCCGCAGCGGGTACAGGGTGTGGGACATGATTTCCTCTGGGTGCTTATTCGGCGGCGATGCGGGTTGCGGCGCGGGTGGTGCGCTGCACGGCGCGGGCCATGGGTTCGGCATAGACATCCTGCGCGGCGGCAACGCCCGACCCGAAGCGGATCTGCGCGCCGGCATTGGCGAGGCAAAGCTCTGCGATGGACAGCGCCGTCAGGCACATCCCTTCATTCAGGTCGCCCAGGTGGCCGATGCGGAACACCTTGCCGTTCAGAGGGCCGAGGCCAGCGCCGAAGGAACAGTTGTAGCGGTCATAGGCCACGCGGATCACGTCGCGCGCATCCACGCCCTGCGGCACGCGGATCGCGCTGACCGTATCGGAATACAGCGACGGGTGTTCGGCGGCCAGGTCCATGCCCCAGGCGGCCACGGCGTTGCGGACCCCGGTGGCAAGGCGGCGGTGGCGGGCAAAGATGTTTTCCATGCCTTCGTCCAGCATCCGATCCAGCGCGCGGCGCAGACCGTGGAACAGTTGGACCGGCGGGGTATAGGGGAAGTAGCCGGTGGTGTTGGCGCGGGCCATGTCGGCGAAATCGAAATAGGCGCGGCGCATCTTTGCGGTTTCCGCCGCCGCCATCGCCTTGGCCGAAACGCCCAGCATCCCCAGACCTGCGGGCAGCATGAAGCCCTTTTGGCTGCCGGTCACGGCAAGATCGACGCCCCATTCATCCATGCGGAAATCGATGGAGCCGATCGAGGACACGCCATCCACGAACAGCATCGCATCATGGAAGGATTCGTCCAGCGCGCGGCGGACAAGGGCGATGTCAGACGTGACACCCGTGGCGGTTTCGTTATGCGTGACGAAGACGGCCTTGATCTTGCCGTGCCGGTCATTGCCCAGGATGCGGGCGAATTCGTTGGCAGGAACGCCAGCGCCCCATGCCAGATCGACAACCTCGACATCCAGGCCCAGCTTTTGCGCCATGTCGATCCAGAGGTGGCTGAACTGCCCATGGCGGGCCATCAGAACCTTGTCACCCGGGTTCAGCGTGTTGGTGATCGCCGCTTCCCAGCAGCCGGTGCCGGAACCGGGGAACATCATCACGCTTCCGGTTTCCGTTTTGAAAACCTTTTTCAGATCGGCGAACAGGCCCAGCGTCAGATCACCGAAATCCGGCGCGCGGTGATCCTGCATCGGCACGATCATGGCTTGCCGCACCGCCTCGGGCACGTTGGTAGGGCCGGGGATGTAAAGGTGTTGCGTTCCGGTTTTCATAGTGACCTCCCGATCTGTTGGGTTCTCCATGCCACCACCGGGGCATTGTGCAAAACGAAAGCGGGTCCTGCTGTGAATGCGAGAATTTACAAAACCTTTAATCTGTAATATTGTAAACATGACGAAACCACAGATGTGTGCGACGGTATGCAGAAAACCTTTATCGGCCCGCATCTGCGGCGTCTGCGGCTGGAACGGGGCGAAACGCAGGGATCCATGGCCAAGGCGCTGGGGATCAGCGCGTCTTATGTCAACCTGTTGGAAAACAACGAAAGATCGGTTTCCGTCTCGGTCCTGTTGCGGATGTTCGAGGTCTATGGCGTCGATTGGCGCGAGATTGCGGATGAGGATGGCACAAGCCAGCTGGCCGACCTGCGCGCGGTGATGCAGGACCCGCTCTTTACAGAAATGAAGCCCGATCTAACGCAACTGCGCGCCTCAATGGTGCATGCGCCTGCGCTGGTGCAGGCATTTCTGCGGCTGCACAGCGCCTATCAGGCGGCCACGGATCAGCTTTTGTCACTGACCGAGGGGGAGGCGCCGCAGATCATCTCTACCCCCGAGGCGGCGGTTCACAACGAATTCCGCCGCCATCGCAACCACTTTCGCGATCTGGAAGAGGCGGCGGCGGGGTTCTGGGCGGGCGCTGCGGTGGAACCGGATGAGATTTACGTCGCGCTGAAACGGCGGTTGCGGGATGGCGTGGGGGTGACCGTGCGGCTGGTGCAGGTGGATGACCTGCCGGGCACCCTGCGGCAATATGATGAGGCGCGGCGCGAGATCCTGCTGTCCGAGGCGCTGGACCACACCAACCGCATCTTTCAGCTGACGCATATGTGCGGGCTGTTGGAACAGCGCGCGCTCTTGGACAATCTGGCAGCGCGGTCGGGGATCACCGATCCGCGCGGTGTGGCGCGGTTGCGGGTGGAACTGGCCAACTATTTCGCGGCGGCCGTACTGATGCCCTATGATGCCTTTCTGGCCGAGGCGCGGGCGACGAAAT is a genomic window containing:
- a CDS encoding aminotransferase class V-fold PLP-dependent enzyme, whose amino-acid sequence is MKTGTQHLYIPGPTNVPEAVRQAMIVPMQDHRAPDFGDLTLGLFADLKKVFKTETGSVMMFPGSGTGCWEAAITNTLNPGDKVLMARHGQFSHLWIDMAQKLGLDVEVVDLAWGAGVPANEFARILGNDRHGKIKAVFVTHNETATGVTSDIALVRRALDESFHDAMLFVDGVSSIGSIDFRMDEWGVDLAVTGSQKGFMLPAGLGMLGVSAKAMAAAETAKMRRAYFDFADMARANTTGYFPYTPPVQLFHGLRRALDRMLDEGMENIFARHRRLATGVRNAVAAWGMDLAAEHPSLYSDTVSAIRVPQGVDARDVIRVAYDRYNCSFGAGLGPLNGKVFRIGHLGDLNEGMCLTALSIAELCLANAGAQIRFGSGVAAAQDVYAEPMARAVQRTTRAATRIAAE
- a CDS encoding short-chain fatty acyl-CoA regulator family protein; amino-acid sequence: MQKTFIGPHLRRLRLERGETQGSMAKALGISASYVNLLENNERSVSVSVLLRMFEVYGVDWREIADEDGTSQLADLRAVMQDPLFTEMKPDLTQLRASMVHAPALVQAFLRLHSAYQAATDQLLSLTEGEAPQIISTPEAAVHNEFRRHRNHFRDLEEAAAGFWAGAAVEPDEIYVALKRRLRDGVGVTVRLVQVDDLPGTLRQYDEARREILLSEALDHTNRIFQLTHMCGLLEQRALLDNLAARSGITDPRGVARLRVELANYFAAAVLMPYDAFLAEARATKYDLDHIATRFGVSFEQACHRATTLQREGALGVPFFFMRIDKGGNVTKRFNATGFHLAEHGGACPRLDVHTSFRTPGRIVPQFVEMPDRSQFFVFSRTVDRPTWMRHAQDNRLAVAMGCAIEHAPEIGYAEAFSVTGARMTPVGINCRICPRSGCDQRAHQAVVLSQPVDEKRRGATRFEV
- a CDS encoding CoA ester lyase, yielding MSHTLYPLRRQRLQRSELAVPASNPTMIDKAAAGPADYVFLDLEDAVAPPEKEQARKNAIQALNDIDWAAKGKTVSVRINGLDTHYMYRDVVDVMEQAGSRVHTLLVPKVGVRDDLYMVEAMVNQIEQGKGLTTRVGLEALIETALGMANVESIAQFGGRLEALHFGVADYAASMRARTINIGGLNPHYPGDQWHAAISRMVIACRAYGLRAIDGPFGDFSDPEGYKDGARRAAALGCEGKWAIHPSQVDMANEVFSPTEAEVTKARRIIEELRIAESQGKGAASLDGKMIDAASEKMANNVLVIAEAIANK